A window of the Roseburia sp. 831b genome harbors these coding sequences:
- the eno gene encoding phosphopyruvate hydratase produces MSLMIQIVDVHARQILDSRGNPTVEVEVTAQTETTGKKITARESVPSGASTGRFEAIELRDGSERYFGLGVEKVVEHVNTKIKDALVGKNVLEQRELDRILVELDGTDNKGNLGANAILGVSLACAKTAAKALEMPLYRYLGGAGAYRLPVPMMNVINGGVHAKNSLDFQEFMIMPVGAKTFSEGLRMGAEVYHFLRQILNEDGLSTAVGDEGGFAPDFHQLRDVFTYLKKAVEKAGYEVGKDVVFSMDAAASELYDEETGYYIFPGESREADKDAGKGEGEHSAKDYCKDSVKRTAEEMICLYEDLVKEFPIVSIEDGLYEDDWDGWKELTKRLGDKVQLVGDDLFVTNPKRIKCGIDLGVANAVLIKVNQIGTVTEALEAIEKAKCAGYRNVISHRSGETEDSFIADLAVAVNAGQIKTGAPCRAERTSKYNQLLRIEEELGEQAAYLF; encoded by the coding sequence ATGTCATTGATGATTCAGATTGTAGACGTACATGCAAGACAAATTTTAGATTCCAGAGGGAATCCAACGGTTGAAGTCGAGGTGACGGCACAGACCGAGACGACTGGGAAAAAGATAACGGCAAGAGAATCTGTTCCTTCCGGGGCAAGTACCGGAAGATTTGAAGCGATAGAGCTTCGCGATGGAAGCGAACGCTATTTTGGGCTTGGCGTGGAAAAAGTGGTGGAACATGTCAATACTAAGATAAAGGATGCCCTGGTTGGAAAAAATGTGTTAGAGCAGCGGGAGCTTGACCGTATCTTAGTGGAACTCGATGGAACGGACAACAAAGGAAATCTTGGGGCAAATGCCATTCTTGGCGTGTCACTCGCCTGTGCCAAAACAGCCGCAAAAGCATTAGAGATGCCACTATACCGTTATCTTGGCGGCGCAGGAGCATACCGCCTGCCGGTTCCAATGATGAATGTAATCAATGGTGGTGTGCATGCCAAGAACTCCCTGGATTTCCAGGAATTTATGATTATGCCGGTCGGTGCGAAAACGTTTTCGGAAGGACTTCGCATGGGCGCTGAGGTGTACCATTTTTTACGTCAGATATTAAATGAGGATGGACTTAGTACTGCAGTGGGAGATGAAGGTGGTTTTGCGCCGGATTTTCATCAGTTAAGAGATGTTTTTACCTATTTAAAGAAAGCAGTAGAAAAAGCCGGATATGAAGTGGGAAAAGATGTTGTCTTTTCGATGGATGCTGCGGCAAGTGAACTTTATGATGAAGAAACGGGTTATTATATTTTCCCAGGAGAATCCAGGGAGGCGGATAAGGATGCCGGAAAAGGTGAGGGAGAACATTCCGCAAAGGATTACTGCAAAGATAGTGTGAAACGAACAGCGGAAGAAATGATTTGTCTGTATGAAGATTTGGTAAAAGAATTCCCAATTGTATCGATTGAAGACGGGCTTTACGAGGATGACTGGGACGGCTGGAAGGAGCTGACAAAACGTCTGGGGGATAAGGTGCAGCTTGTCGGAGATGATTTGTTTGTCACGAATCCAAAACGAATTAAATGTGGGATTGACTTAGGAGTTGCCAATGCGGTACTCATCAAGGTCAATCAGATTGGAACGGTCACAGAGGCACTCGAAGCAATTGAAAAAGCAAAATGCGCCGGCTACCGGAATGTGATTTCACATCGTTCCGGGGAGACGGAAGATTCCTTTATTGCAGACCTTGCGGTGGCGGTCAATGCGGGTCAGATTAAGACAGGCGCACCATGCCGTGCAGAGCGAACCAGCAAGTATAATCAGCTGTTGCGGATTGAGGAAGAATTAGGGGAGCAGGCAGCCTATCTTTTTTAA
- the add gene encoding adenosine deaminase: MTKEQILNLKKIELHCHLDGSLSQKYLQEQLGRKVELKEMQVEEDCRNLAEYLEKFDLPLQCLQTEEGLEAAGYDFIRSVAKENVGYVEVRFAPLLSVHEKLNCRQVIAAVLRGLERGKKEFGVMYHVITCAMRHHSEEENKAMLTVAREFLGKGVCAADLAGNEAAFPMSEFQNLFAYAKEIGLPYTIHAGECGSVQNILDSVAAGAKRVGHGIAMRGKKEAQEICKKEKIGVEMCPISNQQTKAVAGIEEYPIREFLDAGLLVTLNTDNRSVSNTTISKEIEFVQKHFQISDEEIVQMMKNAIEVSFSTEEEKEIMRNWYR; the protein is encoded by the coding sequence ATGACAAAAGAACAGATTTTAAATTTAAAAAAGATAGAGTTACACTGTCATTTAGACGGTTCCTTAAGCCAGAAATATCTGCAGGAACAGCTTGGACGCAAGGTGGAACTTAAGGAAATGCAGGTAGAGGAAGATTGCAGAAATCTTGCTGAGTACTTAGAAAAATTTGATTTGCCACTTCAGTGTCTGCAGACGGAAGAAGGGTTAGAGGCGGCAGGATATGATTTCATCCGAAGTGTTGCAAAGGAGAACGTGGGCTATGTGGAAGTGAGGTTTGCACCACTTTTATCGGTTCATGAGAAGCTAAACTGCAGACAGGTCATTGCTGCGGTACTTCGTGGATTAGAGCGCGGGAAAAAAGAATTTGGTGTAATGTATCATGTCATTACCTGTGCAATGCGCCACCATAGTGAGGAAGAAAATAAGGCAATGCTTACCGTTGCAAGAGAATTTTTAGGAAAAGGTGTCTGCGCGGCAGACTTGGCGGGAAATGAGGCAGCTTTTCCAATGAGTGAATTCCAGAATCTTTTCGCCTATGCAAAAGAAATTGGCCTGCCATATACGATTCATGCAGGTGAGTGTGGCAGTGTCCAGAATATTTTAGATTCCGTTGCAGCAGGAGCAAAACGTGTCGGTCACGGAATTGCAATGCGTGGAAAGAAAGAGGCACAGGAGATTTGCAAGAAGGAAAAAATTGGGGTTGAGATGTGCCCAATCAGCAACCAGCAGACAAAGGCAGTTGCCGGCATCGAGGAATATCCAATCCGGGAATTTTTAGATGCAGGACTTCTTGTGACACTTAATACCGACAACCGTTCTGTAAGCAATACAACCATCTCAAAGGAAATTGAGTTTGTACAAAAGCATTTCCAGATTTCAGATGAGGAAATTGTGCAGATGATGAAAAATGCCATAGAGGTTTCTTTTTCCACAGAAGAAGAAAAAGAAATCATGAGAAACTGGTATCGCTAA
- a CDS encoding YibE/F family protein has product MGFRKEEMKKNIFKKNPMQSKTPKEWLGSLVLYALAAIAFVGLIVWANHDRPVYKSSDTSGVEYEVARVNRVLEDNVTVDETSDGLWRGSMELEVQILSGRYKGDYAVTTNYFSALYNVRVKEGDKLSVRIDTTGEGTYQVSVYNYYRVPQMIACVVVFALLLILIGGKKGAKSVVGLVFTVISILFILLPLSLKGYSSLAVTLLLILICNFFCFYLIDGIKVKTVVASVGSLCGVLAGALFAQIAMAAMHATTYQMDEAETLILITSSTKLHLGDLFLCGILIACMGAVMDVSMSITSAVTELHEVNPNMTAKELFRSGMNIGRDAMGTMSNTLILAFAGNSFNMLLMIYSYGVSFQQLMNTDFVAIEIIRSAAGSVGIVCTVPIVAFIASEVYGKRKQK; this is encoded by the coding sequence ATGGGTTTTAGAAAAGAAGAGATGAAGAAAAACATTTTCAAAAAGAACCCGATGCAAAGCAAGACTCCAAAAGAGTGGTTGGGCAGCCTGGTGCTATATGCACTGGCTGCCATTGCTTTTGTAGGGCTTATCGTCTGGGCAAATCATGACAGACCGGTATACAAAAGCAGTGATACCTCCGGAGTGGAATATGAGGTTGCAAGGGTAAACCGGGTGTTAGAAGATAATGTCACGGTCGATGAGACGTCAGACGGATTGTGGCGTGGCAGCATGGAATTAGAGGTTCAGATTTTAAGTGGACGATACAAAGGAGACTATGCGGTTACCACGAATTATTTTAGTGCGTTGTATAATGTCAGAGTAAAAGAAGGCGATAAACTGTCGGTTCGTATTGATACGACCGGAGAGGGAACATATCAGGTATCGGTCTACAACTATTACAGAGTGCCGCAGATGATTGCCTGCGTGGTAGTATTTGCGTTGCTCTTAATCTTAATCGGAGGGAAAAAAGGGGCAAAGTCTGTGGTAGGTCTTGTGTTTACCGTCATCAGTATTTTGTTTATCCTTTTGCCACTTTCCCTGAAAGGCTATTCCTCGTTAGCAGTTACGCTTCTCTTGATACTGATTTGTAACTTCTTCTGTTTTTACCTGATTGACGGAATCAAGGTAAAAACAGTGGTTGCCTCCGTAGGAAGCTTGTGTGGTGTTCTCGCGGGAGCACTTTTCGCACAGATTGCGATGGCTGCAATGCATGCTACAACCTATCAGATGGACGAGGCGGAGACACTGATTCTGATTACTTCCTCGACGAAACTTCATTTGGGAGATTTGTTCTTGTGCGGAATCTTAATTGCCTGCATGGGAGCGGTTATGGATGTGTCCATGAGTATTACCTCTGCAGTGACAGAGCTGCACGAAGTAAATCCGAATATGACGGCGAAGGAACTGTTCCGTTCTGGCATGAATATTGGACGGGATGCAATGGGAACCATGTCAAATACCCTGATTCTTGCATTCGCCGGCAATTCCTTCAATATGCTGCTGATGATTTACTCCTATGGAGTGTCATTTCAGCAGCTGATGAACACCGATTTTGTTGCGATTGAGATTATCCGAAGCGCAGCAGGAAGTGTCGGAATTGTGTGTACAGTTCCAATTGTTGCATTTATTGCATCAGAAGTGTATGGAAAAAGAAAACAGAAATAA
- a CDS encoding CehA/McbA family metallohydrolase, producing MAKRNGKQFVSFLLIALMLCFNVFSDIGTMAVRADVVEANTEVTTIADVKEAANGTFTVKGTVTEVEGEQAVLNDETGTITLRFMEAVSGIVAGDVITAEGTYQKENDEDVLMNVVESACEVEHAAQTTAAESQEDGIATQAETSFDPITDDMIPEGAVTTAAANAAASGTEATVVGQVVCKYGSKGTVNSIILEDVIDGEISGFQLYGKSYVDKFQIGDVVSVTGTISAYGNVNQISLGAEPTVIKEASAVGGVIAPQELTIAELLSGGDAYLSEYVKIKNVTLGAYSTSNTSLQDATGTLNLYQGAPFADGLSEGDVADVYGVFSKYKTSYQLRNGLSTDYVKVSGSGTESSVEESIVVDYAAWINGKDLGDATSYVSQEGADASAELTTIVNGAQAAPIFTTKGNTGTNYYLGAQGLGSSEKAGYFQMTLHPEKKYGKFQIAMSMKGTNTAAKDWTLSYSIDGTNFSDVETFTLKAKSTVYDFTAELPATANGAETLVLRLTPGEKSIGGSAPAAGGNFYLSPINITASPVLSDEICAPVIIAPASGEVMAGQELSLSCATEGASITYSINNGEEKVYDDANKPVLTADMVVNGATVKAYATKEGKTDSIVTSADYTQVQVATVKATPNGGSVAKGTEVKLSCETEGAAIRYSNDNGATWVDCNGTIKLSSLPATYLVKAVKEGCKDSATITCSYTERTNEKYNIYFGQLHSHTSYSDGAGTCEEAYQHASKVKNLDFLAVTDHSNSFDNADSSSITDGSMSSEWVEGHELADKYTTENFVGIFGFEMTWSNGLGHMNTFNTNGFQSRTQKQYATYATALQNYYATLKTVPDSISQFNHPGTTFGDFSDFAYYDEDIDQLITTIEVGNGEGAIGSSGYFPSYEYYQRALDKGWHVAPTNNQDNHKGLWGDANTGRSVVLADSLTRDNIYDAMRNYRVYATEDNDLNIYYTLDGYTMGTILEDGMTGDSVDLKVELSDATDKSIGKVQVITNGGLVLAEKKVTSNQETVSFKVDNDYSYYYIKVAEDDGDIAVTAPVWVGDVEAAGINSVSTTEVLPVKGESLPVNVELYNNEPSDMQINSIEFQVGGQTVHTVDLAKNDLTTLKSMTTASYSFDYTYDKVGSMELDVVVNATLNGVAKVYKSVLKLTYVSQEMVTKVVIDGTHYNDYVTGYYGGNMGNFAAIAGKKNIKVEVVKDKITPEVLKDCALLIVSAPAKKNGTANAGDYKISHFDDEFLQTVKAYTDNGGALIACGIADYQDSTDCQTTTEMNKLLKTIGATTTLNSDEAYDTENNGGQAYRLYLTNCNKDSKYLKGAVEGQKYSAYSGCTVNVDADAVAAGKAEALVTGFDTTYSIDSKNADGSRGDSSTYVEKGNVVAMAHETLDSGANIFVSGTVFVSDFEVKAELDNIWDVPYLNRTIAENILDEVTVKLPATSIAEVRKADMGDVFAIEGYVTAGTSVEGNTFFDTIYVQDETGGITVFPYSESGLEIGTKVRITGYVDAYQGDKELQVISSEVLEDEAPHVYTPEKMSAKDAMNYSKSGGRLVQVQGKVVDALYDASGTGVSQLWLDDGSGDIANVFIDGYIFSGTTGKNELASFVKKGNTVSAVGLVYAHPEGTSDEAVICLRVRNLDEIKLVEAASEDKPSDDNKPSDDNKPSDDNKPSDDNKPSDDNKTTEDGKTSDTTTGSVTTTTTVSGELTVNTDADWNTVTEKLAQIKEGETLEVSLVGTTKVSGKTLESIKGTDKTVVLKLSNGVRWKINGKKITGTNLADLDLGVTLNADVIPAKLVSDVAKNGNGYLEISLAHDGQFGFEATMTIPLGKEYAGQFANLYYYNVSTGKMELMGSYPINANGEADLVFTHASDYVIVMDNVAHTQKTATDTGDSTNVVGIILLLVAGAMLVALAYRRKLLK from the coding sequence ATGGCAAAAAGAAATGGAAAACAGTTTGTTTCGTTTTTACTGATTGCATTGATGCTTTGTTTTAATGTATTTTCTGACATTGGAACGATGGCAGTACGTGCAGATGTAGTAGAAGCAAACACAGAAGTTACGACCATTGCGGATGTAAAAGAAGCCGCAAATGGTACATTTACAGTGAAAGGAACCGTAACAGAGGTTGAAGGCGAGCAGGCAGTTCTTAACGATGAGACGGGAACCATCACACTTCGTTTTATGGAGGCAGTATCCGGGATTGTGGCAGGTGATGTCATAACAGCAGAAGGTACCTACCAGAAAGAAAATGACGAAGATGTATTGATGAATGTCGTAGAGAGTGCTTGTGAGGTAGAACATGCAGCACAGACGACAGCAGCAGAATCACAGGAAGACGGAATTGCAACACAGGCAGAGACTTCTTTTGATCCAATCACAGATGATATGATTCCGGAAGGAGCAGTCACAACAGCAGCGGCAAATGCAGCAGCAAGTGGTACAGAAGCAACCGTAGTTGGCCAGGTGGTCTGTAAATATGGTTCCAAGGGAACTGTAAACTCTATTATTTTAGAGGATGTTATCGACGGTGAGATTAGCGGATTCCAGCTTTATGGAAAAAGTTATGTGGACAAATTCCAGATTGGTGATGTCGTAAGTGTAACAGGAACGATTTCGGCATACGGAAATGTAAATCAGATTTCATTAGGTGCAGAACCTACGGTAATCAAAGAGGCATCTGCAGTTGGCGGTGTGATTGCACCACAGGAGCTTACAATTGCAGAACTGCTTTCTGGTGGAGATGCATATCTTTCTGAGTATGTAAAAATCAAAAATGTGACACTTGGTGCATATAGCACATCCAATACATCCTTACAGGATGCAACAGGCACCTTAAACCTTTATCAGGGAGCACCGTTTGCAGATGGTCTGTCTGAGGGAGATGTTGCAGATGTATATGGTGTATTTTCTAAGTATAAAACATCTTACCAGCTTCGAAACGGACTTTCGACAGATTACGTGAAAGTCTCAGGTTCTGGCACGGAAAGTTCCGTAGAGGAATCCATCGTCGTAGATTATGCAGCATGGATTAACGGAAAAGATTTAGGGGATGCAACTTCTTATGTAAGCCAGGAAGGTGCAGATGCAAGTGCAGAATTAACTACAATTGTAAATGGTGCACAGGCAGCTCCGATTTTTACAACAAAAGGCAATACAGGAACAAACTATTACCTTGGCGCACAAGGTCTTGGTTCATCGGAAAAGGCTGGCTATTTCCAGATGACACTTCATCCGGAAAAGAAGTATGGCAAGTTCCAGATTGCAATGAGCATGAAAGGAACCAATACAGCAGCAAAAGACTGGACTTTAAGTTATAGTATAGATGGAACAAATTTCTCAGATGTTGAGACATTCACATTAAAAGCAAAATCAACAGTTTATGATTTTACCGCAGAGCTTCCTGCCACAGCAAACGGAGCAGAGACTTTAGTACTTCGTTTGACACCTGGGGAAAAAAGCATCGGAGGAAGTGCTCCGGCTGCAGGCGGAAACTTCTATTTGTCTCCAATCAATATCACGGCAAGCCCGGTATTGTCGGATGAGATTTGTGCACCTGTTATCATTGCTCCAGCATCGGGAGAGGTAATGGCAGGACAGGAATTGTCCCTAAGCTGTGCAACAGAAGGAGCATCCATTACATATTCCATCAACAATGGCGAAGAGAAAGTTTACGATGATGCCAACAAGCCTGTTTTAACGGCAGATATGGTCGTAAATGGCGCAACGGTAAAAGCTTACGCCACAAAAGAAGGAAAAACAGACAGCATTGTTACATCAGCAGACTATACACAGGTACAGGTTGCAACAGTAAAAGCAACTCCAAATGGAGGAAGTGTTGCAAAAGGAACAGAGGTAAAGCTCTCCTGTGAAACAGAAGGAGCAGCCATTCGTTATTCGAATGATAACGGAGCAACATGGGTAGATTGTAACGGAACGATAAAATTATCTTCACTTCCAGCAACCTATCTGGTAAAGGCAGTAAAAGAAGGCTGCAAAGACAGTGCAACGATTACCTGTTCTTATACAGAACGGACAAATGAAAAATACAATATTTATTTTGGACAGCTTCATTCTCACACCTCCTACTCCGATGGTGCAGGAACCTGTGAAGAAGCATACCAGCATGCATCAAAAGTAAAGAACTTAGACTTCCTTGCCGTGACCGATCACTCCAACTCTTTTGATAATGCAGACAGTTCCTCCATCACAGATGGCTCTATGAGCAGTGAATGGGTGGAAGGACATGAATTAGCAGACAAATATACAACGGAGAATTTTGTTGGTATCTTTGGTTTTGAAATGACATGGTCGAATGGACTTGGTCATATGAATACCTTTAACACCAATGGATTCCAGAGCAGAACACAAAAGCAGTATGCTACATATGCGACAGCACTTCAGAATTATTATGCAACTTTAAAGACAGTTCCGGATTCGATTAGTCAGTTTAACCATCCGGGTACCACATTTGGTGATTTTAGTGATTTTGCATATTATGATGAAGACATCGACCAGTTAATTACAACGATTGAAGTAGGAAACGGGGAAGGTGCAATCGGCAGCAGCGGATATTTCCCATCCTATGAATATTACCAGAGAGCCCTTGACAAAGGATGGCATGTAGCACCAACCAACAACCAGGATAACCACAAGGGACTTTGGGGTGATGCAAACACAGGACGAAGTGTAGTGTTAGCCGATAGTTTGACCAGAGATAACATTTATGACGCAATGCGTAACTATCGTGTGTATGCAACAGAGGATAACGACTTAAATATTTACTATACATTAGACGGTTACACCATGGGAACCATTCTTGAGGATGGTATGACCGGTGACAGCGTTGATTTGAAAGTTGAATTAAGCGATGCAACAGACAAATCCATCGGAAAAGTTCAGGTTATCACCAATGGTGGTCTTGTATTAGCAGAAAAGAAAGTAACCTCCAATCAGGAGACCGTTTCATTTAAAGTAGACAATGATTATTCTTACTACTATATTAAAGTCGCAGAAGATGATGGAGATATCGCTGTGACAGCACCTGTCTGGGTAGGTGATGTAGAGGCAGCCGGTATCAACAGTGTTTCCACGACAGAGGTTCTTCCGGTAAAAGGGGAATCCCTTCCGGTAAATGTAGAACTTTACAACAACGAGCCATCTGATATGCAGATTAATTCGATTGAGTTTCAGGTGGGAGGCCAGACTGTACATACGGTTGACCTTGCAAAAAATGACCTTACAACATTAAAATCCATGACAACAGCTTCTTATAGCTTTGATTATACCTATGATAAGGTTGGTAGTATGGAACTTGATGTTGTCGTGAATGCAACCTTAAATGGTGTCGCAAAAGTTTATAAGAGTGTGTTGAAACTTACATATGTTTCACAGGAAATGGTGACAAAAGTTGTCATTGACGGAACACATTACAATGATTATGTAACAGGTTATTATGGCGGAAATATGGGAAACTTCGCGGCGATTGCAGGAAAGAAAAACATTAAGGTGGAAGTCGTAAAAGATAAGATTACACCGGAAGTGTTAAAAGACTGTGCATTGCTTATTGTTTCCGCACCGGCAAAGAAAAACGGAACCGCAAATGCAGGAGATTACAAGATTTCCCATTTCGATGACGAGTTCCTTCAGACAGTAAAAGCATATACCGACAACGGCGGCGCCTTGATTGCCTGTGGTATTGCGGATTATCAGGATAGTACAGATTGTCAGACGACAACAGAGATGAACAAGCTCTTAAAGACAATTGGTGCAACGACAACCTTAAACAGTGATGAAGCTTACGATACAGAAAATAACGGTGGTCAGGCATACCGTCTGTATCTGACCAATTGCAACAAAGACTCAAAATACTTAAAAGGAGCCGTAGAAGGACAAAAATACAGTGCATACAGCGGATGTACGGTAAATGTAGATGCAGATGCCGTGGCAGCAGGAAAAGCAGAAGCACTTGTGACTGGATTTGATACAACTTATTCGATTGATTCGAAAAATGCAGATGGAAGCAGAGGCGACAGCTCTACCTATGTGGAAAAAGGAAATGTTGTTGCAATGGCACACGAAACGTTAGACAGCGGTGCAAACATTTTTGTTTCCGGTACAGTATTTGTTTCTGATTTCGAGGTAAAGGCAGAATTAGATAATATCTGGGATGTGCCTTATCTGAATCGTACTATTGCAGAGAATATTTTAGATGAAGTAACGGTAAAACTTCCGGCAACTTCCATTGCAGAAGTAAGAAAAGCCGATATGGGCGATGTATTTGCCATTGAAGGCTATGTGACAGCAGGTACAAGCGTAGAAGGAAATACGTTCTTTGATACGATTTATGTACAGGATGAGACAGGTGGAATCACCGTATTCCCTTACTCAGAGAGTGGTTTGGAAATTGGTACAAAAGTTCGAATCACAGGATATGTAGATGCATACCAGGGGGATAAAGAACTTCAGGTGATTTCCAGTGAAGTATTAGAAGACGAGGCACCACATGTATACACACCAGAGAAGATGAGTGCCAAAGATGCCATGAATTACAGCAAATCTGGTGGCAGACTGGTACAGGTACAGGGTAAAGTCGTAGATGCACTTTACGATGCCTCCGGTACAGGAGTATCACAGCTTTGGTTAGATGATGGAAGCGGTGATATTGCAAATGTCTTTATTGACGGATATATTTTCTCCGGCACAACCGGAAAGAATGAGTTAGCATCCTTTGTGAAAAAAGGAAACACGGTTTCCGCAGTCGGACTTGTTTATGCACATCCAGAAGGAACCTCCGATGAGGCAGTTATCTGTCTTAGAGTTCGTAACCTTGATGAGATTAAACTTGTAGAAGCTGCAAGTGAGGACAAGCCATCTGACGACAACAAACCGTCTGACGACAACAAACCATCTGACGATAATAAGCCATCTGACGACAATAAGCCATCGGATGACAACAAAACTACGGAAGATGGCAAAACATCTGATACGACAACAGGTTCTGTCACAACAACTACAACGGTATCCGGCGAACTGACTGTGAATACGGATGCAGATTGGAATACAGTTACAGAAAAACTTGCACAGATAAAAGAAGGTGAAACCTTAGAAGTAAGCCTTGTGGGAACTACAAAGGTATCTGGAAAAACATTAGAGAGCATCAAAGGTACAGACAAAACGGTAGTCCTGAAGCTTTCTAACGGTGTAAGATGGAAAATCAATGGTAAGAAGATTACCGGAACCAATCTGGCTGATTTGGATTTAGGTGTTACATTAAATGCAGATGTAATTCCGGCAAAATTAGTTTCAGATGTTGCAAAGAATGGAAATGGCTATCTTGAAATCAGCCTTGCACATGACGGACAGTTTGGATTTGAGGCAACCATGACAATTCCACTTGGAAAAGAGTATGCAGGTCAGTTTGCAAATCTTTACTACTATAATGTTTCAACCGGAAAAATGGAATTGATGGGAAGCTATCCAATCAATGCAAACGGTGAGGCAGATCTTGTGTTTACACATGCTTCTGATTATGTTATAGTTATGGACAACGTAGCACATACACAGAAGACAGCGACAGATACAGGTGATTCTACAAATGTAGTTGGAATTATCTTGCTGCTTGTGGCAGGAGCTATGCTTGTGGCTTTGGCATACAGAAGAAAGCTGTTGAAATAA
- the purB gene encoding adenylosuccinate lyase: protein MSTDRYSSPLSERYASKEMQYIFSQDMKFKTWRKLWIALAETEMELGLSENGKPVITQEQIDELKAHADDINYDVAKEREKLVRHDVMSHVYAYGQQCPKAAGIIHLGATSCYVGDNTDIIIMNEALKLVHKKLVSVIDELAKFAEKYKNLPTLAFTHFQPAQPTTVGKRATLWTQEFLMDLEDLEYVMSTLKLLGSKGTTGTQASFLELFDGDQETIDKIDPMIAKKMGFKECYAVSGQTYSRKVDTRVANILAGIAASAHKMSNDIRLLQHLKEVEEPFEKNQIGSSAMAYKRNPMRSERIASLSRYVMVDALNPAITSATQWFERTLDDSANKRLSIPEGFLAIDGILDLCLNVVDGLVVYDKVIRKHMMAELPFMATENIMMDAVKNGGNRQELHEKIRQLSMEAGKHVKEEGQDNNLLELIAADPSFNLTLEELQATMDPSKYVGRAPIQVDKFLTNVVKPVLDANKSELGVKAEINV from the coding sequence ATGAGTACAGATAGATACAGCAGCCCTTTGTCAGAGCGTTATGCAAGTAAGGAAATGCAGTACATTTTTTCTCAGGATATGAAATTTAAGACCTGGAGAAAACTTTGGATTGCACTTGCAGAGACAGAGATGGAATTAGGACTTAGCGAGAATGGCAAGCCAGTCATCACACAGGAACAGATTGATGAGTTGAAAGCCCATGCAGACGACATCAACTATGATGTGGCAAAAGAGCGTGAAAAATTAGTCCGTCATGATGTTATGAGCCATGTCTATGCTTATGGACAGCAGTGTCCGAAGGCAGCAGGAATCATCCACTTAGGTGCAACTTCCTGTTACGTAGGAGACAACACAGACATTATCATTATGAACGAAGCATTGAAATTAGTTCATAAGAAATTAGTTTCCGTGATTGATGAGTTGGCAAAATTTGCAGAGAAATACAAGAATCTTCCAACGCTTGCATTTACACATTTCCAGCCAGCCCAGCCTACGACAGTAGGAAAAAGAGCAACGCTTTGGACACAGGAATTCTTGATGGATTTAGAAGACCTTGAGTATGTGATGAGCACACTCAAATTATTAGGTTCCAAAGGTACTACCGGTACACAGGCAAGCTTCCTGGAATTATTCGATGGAGATCAGGAGACAATCGATAAGATTGATCCAATGATTGCAAAGAAAATGGGATTCAAAGAATGTTACGCCGTAAGCGGACAGACTTATTCCAGAAAAGTGGATACCCGTGTGGCTAACATATTAGCCGGTATCGCGGCAAGTGCGCACAAGATGTCAAACGATATCCGTTTACTTCAGCACTTAAAGGAAGTAGAAGAACCATTTGAAAAGAATCAGATTGGCTCCTCCGCAATGGCATACAAGAGAAATCCAATGCGCAGCGAACGTATTGCATCTCTTTCCCGTTATGTGATGGTAGATGCCTTAAATCCGGCAATCACTTCCGCAACACAGTGGTTTGAGAGAACCTTAGATGACTCGGCAAACAAACGTCTTAGCATTCCAGAAGGATTCCTTGCAATCGATGGAATCTTAGACCTTTGCTTAAACGTTGTAGACGGACTTGTTGTCTATGATAAAGTAATCCGCAAACATATGATGGCAGAACTTCCATTCATGGCAACAGAAAATATCATGATGGATGCGGTAAAGAATGGCGGTAACCGTCAGGAATTACACGAAAAGATTCGTCAGCTTTCCATGGAAGCCGGAAAACATGTCAAAGAAGAAGGTCAGGACAATAACCTGTTAGAGTTAATTGCAGCAGACCCATCCTTCAATCTTACATTAGAAGAGCTTCAGGCTACGATGGATCCATCCAAGTATGTGGGACGTGCTCCAATCCAGGTTGACAAATTCTTAACAAATGTAGTAAAACCTGTTTTAGATGCAAACAAATCAGAGCTTGGTGTAAAAGCAGAAATTAACGTATAA